GCATGGTGTAGGGCCTTGGTATAGTTTTCGCACAGGTAGTGCAAGTTTGAAAGCTCACGATACACGCTGAGACAGTTACCGCCGTGCAACTCGAGAAACGTATGTTTCTCATCGTTAACATCCGTGTAGACTAGCTGCTTCTCCAGCACCTCGATAGCCTTGTGATACTTTCCTTCACTCTTTAGCATAGTGGACAGTCGCTTCACGGGGAAATCATCACTTGGAAAGTCCTTAAGTAACGCGCGATAGTGACCTTCCGCCTCCTCTGCACGACCCTCTGCCTCTAAGCACAGGCCTTCCAGGCGCCGCACGCGTACCGACTGCTTGCCAAATTGCTTTTGAAGCAGCGAGAGGTATTGCCGGCTGGTGTCTACCCTTCCGCAGTCCAGTGCTGCAATGAGAATCTGCTCGTAAATGCAGAAAAGCTCTTGTGAACCAATGCCACTAGTACCGCCAGCGAGCAGGTCAGTTCCTAGCAGAAGGACGACATTTGAGTTTcgcgtttccttttctcgGTGCAGCTGGAGGAGCTCGCGCTTCTCCTTCCTGGAGAGTTGTTTAACACCAAGAGGTGTAAGAGACTGCAGCGAGATGTTTGATTCCGCCACGTTGTCGGTTGGCCCTTTCATAGCCAACTTTTAATatcgttcccttttctttttttgtgcctgtgttcccttgttttccctcccttgATGCCGCCGTGGTTGCTTATGCTTTCCCTCTTGTTACTTGTTGTGCTCCCTTCTAGGCCCGATGCCCGCTCTTTTGTACAacaaaagtgaggaaaagacaaacaggagcagcaaaacgATCAGAACAGAAGAACAATGggagaaaacgaaagaaattAAGCACGTTGAATCCGTTTCGCTGAATGGTACTCCAGAGGGATGAAGACACACGGGCCGCGCAACAGAACAACAATgtaaacgtaaaaaaaaaaaagacatgcccagtggaaagaaagtggTGGCCGTGAAAAATTAAGggagtaaacaaataaaggtgGAACCAAAAGCGTAAAAAATATTGGCGCGGAATCCGAGTTAAGAAAGTGGCGGCAGGCTCGGAGAAACATGAAAACTACAACAGAACCTATTATGAACGCGGAAACGATAGCAAAATGATAATACCGGTAATAATACTACAGAAAACAACACCACGAAAGAGGAatgagaaaacgaaaacattGCTCCCTGCCAACCAACCACCATGTTCAAATATAAATCTCCagacacgtatatatatatatatacaaatgaaCGGAAGGCATGTAGGGGaactaaaaaagaaactaatgGCGGTCTTCACCGTTTCCGCAGCTTGGGTAGCTTCGTGGCCAATAGTGCCAACTGCCGCGTGACCTCATATGACTTGACAAACGACGGAATGGGAAGAAACTCAAACTTCGAGTGGAAGTTGTGTGCCCCTGTAAAGTAATTTGGGGTCACAACACCCCGGGAAGACAAAACAGCTCCATCGGTCCCGCCACGCATCGGTGTTACTTTTGGCTGCACACCAACGCTGCGCAACGCATCGAACAGAAGGTCCACTGCAGAGCGATCGTCACCCAAAAAGTTGGCAATGTTGCGGTACTGCTCTGAAATGCTTAGCTCCACACCACCAGTTGGGTAGCACAGCCGAATGGACTCCGCAACCGAAAGAAGCTGTTGTTTGCGTGCTTCAAACCTGACTGCATCAAACTCGCGTATTTTGACATCCAATACCGCCTCATTCTGGTTGGCGTATATATCAGAAAACCACCAATAGCCATCACGCCCCGCCGTGCACTCGGGTGTTTCGTTGCGGTCAAACTGCGCAATGTAATCCATCGCCATGAGTAGCGGATTCACCAGCACACCCTTCGCAGACATGGGGTGAGCCGTGACGCCAGTGAAAGTGATACGCGCTGCCGCCGCATTAAAGTTCTCATAAACAACTTCACCCAACTCACAGCAATCGATCGTATACGCAAAGTCCACATCAAAACGAGCCTTTAGATCGAGATTCTTCGGACCCAAGAGGCCAATCTCCTCATCAGGCACACAACATACAACAATATCACCATGTTCATCGTTCGGCTGCAACCCTGTGATCATTTCCATGACCACCGTGATTGCTGCTTTGTCATCCGCCCCAAGCACGCTGGTACCATCGCCAAACAAAATATCCTGTCCAACGTAGGCCTCAATTTCTGGGTGCTCTGTCACCCGTAACCAAAtatccttttccttgttgAGGCAAACGTCACCCCCGTCGTAATGCAGCTTCTGCGCCCGTACAACCGGGCTGAGACCAACATCAACTGTGTCGAGATGAACAATGAAACCGATAGTTGGGCAATCCTTCACAGTGCCCCGTTTAATCGCTGTTACTGTGGCGTGGTTGTCACACAATACATCCTCCAAACCCACATCTCGCAGTTCTCCAGCAATCAGCTCAGCGAGTTCCTGCTGCCCAGGGGATGTCGGTAAGGACTTCCCTGCAAAGGAGGCGTTGCTTTGACTGCTTATGGCAGAGTATCGCATGAAGCGATTCACAAGCCGCTGCTCAATGGTCTCTGCTGGCATGGCCAATAATTTCGGTGGTGGCTCGATTTATCAGAGAGTGAAGATTCCAATATACGTTCTGGCACAGCGGttgcaacaaaagaaagccAAAACtgtaatatttatttttccccctttctagAGTGATTTCGCCAAAGACCTcaggggaaagggagggcACATCTGCGAAGTAAGCGCACTCCCACACAATCACAAATACACGTATTCAGATTGTACTTAGAACAAAAACAGCTGAAGATGAAGCAGACGGCAACACAAAGTATACATCTTTGCTTGTTACAAAGCAAAGCGAAGGCATCAGCGATCGAACACACGCTTGCGAAGAAAAGCAAGCAGGGGAAACGGGAGTAAAAAAGGCAGTGCAAGTTACACACAGTGAACGCGTCGTGGTGAATCAGCACAAAGTGTCAGGAAAGGGTTCCTGGTTTTTCTTGTGGCCCTTCTCCTCCGCACCTTGTTTCATCTCTAATACTCAAAACAGACAAATGTAACAAATGTAATAAATGCACGAACCCTCTACAAACATGCCCCCAAATTCTTTCCCCCGGATTCCAACGAGCATTACCTCTCATTTTGCCCCCTCCTCTCACATGTTGAAGACGCCCTTGACAGCCCTCAaattagtttcttttttttttttttgcttcctcctgTAGTGTATTACATAACTCCTCACCATGATAAAGTAACAATGCCATCATGgtggaaaagatgaaaattGTACAGTCATCCCTCCATGCTACGGAGACAAAAACACAACCATGTAGagacgcatatatatatatatatatatgtttgtatgtttgttcAGACATATGCTTACACACGAGGCTAGACCCAAACCCTTTAATACAGGAAGGTCTTCTGTACCGTCTCGATTGCTGATGTTTTGGTGCCACGAAGCCCCTTTAAGTACTGTACCGTCCTTGGGGGTTGCACGGCGATATCTTGCATTGTCTGCGTTGAGTCGTCTCTGGGCGGCCTACACTGCGTCGCGTTATCCCTCCTGAAGTGGGAGGCAATCGTTTGGGTTGAGTGAGTCCGCATGTCAAGCAGATTCACAAGTTTCAGCGCCTGCCGCCGTAGATCCCATTCATTCCAACGGTAGTTGCGGTCAATGTAAGAATCAATCTGGCCGGTCTGCGTGCTAACGGTCTGGCGAGCAGCTAGTGCTTCCTCCTGTTGATGCTCATATCGACGCGTGCCCTCAATGTACAGCTCACGCGGCAAAAGATCCACCAAACCAAACAACCCAACCATCACCATGTTAGACTTCACTAAGGTCTTTGCGTGGTCAACAAATCGTTGGGATGAGGCTGCGAACCTTAACAACTTTGAGGCTGTTTGAAATGCGTACCACTCCACCCTCTCGTTATCTACCTCGGAACGCATTACGAATCCCGGGAAAGCGGGGTCCCTAGAACCTACACGGCCCTCGACACAGAGACCGTCCTCTAGAAGAGTTACAGGGCACATGCCATTCAAAGCACAGACTGCAGAGCGAGCGCGCAGTGTCTCAGCGTCTCGAGCGTAAAAAACTCTGTCTAATTTGGTGGGTAAAGAGGCAGTTACAATAGATTCGAACCGTGCCTCTGTGGAGCATCGATCCGCCGGACCGTCCTCTTTTTCAAGGTTGATAGCCTCCTGTAAAAGTGTAGGTGGAAGCGACGAATTTGACACCTTGCCtagtgagagagagagagtcaTCAGGGCCTTGATATCTTCAAATGATTGAAAACTGCGCTGCGCCTCCTCATACACTTCAGCAAGCTCGATAAACTTGGGGTACACCGTAGCTTTTGAAACATTCTTCCGTAGAGAAACTCCATCAGAACGCATGGACCTTGTGCCAAGAACGTCTTTAACAGCTTCCAACGCCGCTTCGTATGATGGAAGCAACTCACCAAATATTTGGTTGTTAAGGGTATCTAGCTGTTGCTTGGCCATACGTATGTTTAACAATAACTGAAGTTGTCGGTGATACTCTGCACAGATCGCCTCACGCATCGATCCTTCAACAGGCGTTGAGGGGGAGCGCAGCACAGCCACGTACCTGGCGCACGCTGAAATGGCCTCCTCTAGTTCTTTTTCTATATGTTCCCGCAGAGATGACATCAGTAACTCTGCTTTATCCCTTGGTGGAGTGATGCCTGTGCCAACACTCTTACCGCAGGCCACGTTATGAAGCCGTATACCCCACACAATGCGACGAAGTTCCTGAAGTTGtcgttttttctcttcaggTGGCTGACTCGCAAACGCGGGGACTTGCGATTTGGGGAGCACCGCGGTGAGCACCAACGCCGTCTCCTTCCGCGCCGGAAGATTCGACTGACTCTCTTCCGCTTGCCCATAACAGTGCAAAATAAAGAATGTCATTTCACCCAGAAGCTCCTCCGGCAAACGCTCCGAATTATCACACAGAGAGGTAAGGAGCTTCAACGTGACTGTCTCAAACTTCACCCGCTCTTTATGACGCTTGGCCTTCAACTTCGTGGGGAGTGATAGTGTTCGGCACTGGAGTGAGAGGGTCGCCATCAAATCCTCCGAACAGGTAACGAGAAAATTTGCAACATCTTCCACCATGGTTTCGATTGCTTCCGGCGTCATCTCGACATCGCCCTTCGCGTCACGGAAGGGGGAGTTGCGCAACTGCAAGCGCAGGACAAAAGAGGCGAGCTCCGTCGTGAGGGACATGGAAGAACCTCCAGCCGTCAGTTTGCCAAAACGGCGAACAATCTCCCTTGCAACCACAGGCGTGACGTCCATCCTTAATGTTTCTAACCTTGTTGCGTGAAGACGTGGGCGCCTCTCAAACCTCTAATGTCTGCTTCTCCCCTTGATTtactctttccttccaccGATCCGCCGCAGTGGTAAAAGCTTAGCCTCGCCCACACTAAACAACTCGGTCCTCTACTTCCCTCTTTCGCTCCTTTTTAAAGTCCCCTTCTTAGCCTTCAGAAACCGATAAAACCACCAACCAGTACCTTGCTCGTACAGTGGCGTGCAGTTTATAAATACGTACGCACGTACAGCCACGCGTATGCGATTGTAGAAAGTGTACCAGAAGTAAAAATGGGAAAGAAATGAACAGCGTACCGAAGAAAAGTTCACAAACGCGGAAAACAGCATGTTATGCGCACAGTCATAAAGaaacatatatgcatatatgtaaGCCCCAGACGGAGAGGTGCAAAGGAATGAGGAAACTTATAATTTCTTTGGAAAGACAACGGAGTGAAGGaaccatatatatatatataatacaacaaaaagaaaaaagtgaggggcaaagagaaaaagggaaactgGGTAACTCAAGCACGGTGGCACAAGGTGGTGGGGAAAGGCGGTGCACAGGTGGAAAGTATGCTTGTACCATCAATAAAAAGCATATAACAATCCAAACAACGAAAGGAAACGTTGACATGTgcagaagaaagggaagagcaGGTAACGTGAGGTAATGCTATAAGTACAAACACGGGCAACAggcggaaacaaaaagattgggaaggaaagaaaggtaagTTGAGGATCGAATGAAGTCCTTAAAAACATTATTACTTCGACCTAACAAACGAAACGCCTCTCCcttccaccaccgccaccactcCCCTCTCCAACCTCTCTGACCAGTTGAGACCGCAACTCCCACAATCATCACCGCTAGAGTTTCTCAACACATGCATCCTTCCTTTCAATACTCACTAATAGAAACACATTAACACAAATGAATATacatatgcacacacacacacacacgtgtaTGCATGACAACATGTGCAAACCTCTGGTATGAACGAAACACTAATCAtgtctctttcccttccccctacCACAACCTCTTTAcatatcctcttcttcactgaCATGCGCGATTCCATGTGCAGAAactcccttccctcctcttcacctctctttttttttcctttgcgcATTCCCTACACTTCCGTCGACTGACGACTGTAAGCTACTTTTCCTCggaacttttcttttcttttatttttattttttgcaaaGCTCACGTGAAATTTCTAAAAATCGTGAGCCGATACTAATAGTAAACAGTGTGaacatttccctctcccctctAAATTCCATCGCCACATCTCACACCGGAGCAGgaacaccacacacacacacacacatatatatatatatatatgcaggGGAATAAGGATGTATGTTACATTTTTGTGGCGACGTCTTCTCATTTATGCGTTTCTTTGCTTCGTTGGAAGCCGCAATGTTGGACTCTAAAATGCACCAAACGTCACGACTCCATTGTATCATGAACCTTGTTGTGGTCTCCACATCACCAGTTCATATCCCTATTACTCGCTGGTCACCGCGTGCTGGGAATGGTATCCACTTTGAGCATGGGAATCGTTGCCTTATCCACCTGTTGTGCCACTAACGACTGTAAGCTCATTTGATGCCAGTAATTAAAGTTGTTCATAAATTCTTCACGAAGTCGATCAAGTTGGGATGTTAATAGACTTTGCTCCGTCTTCGCTCGGGTCAGCGCGGTGGTAACATGCCGCAAGTGCAACTTCCTCTCCTCGGGTTTCATATTGATTAATTGCTCTAACTCTGACGTGTCTAATGCATCAGTGGGACGTCCGGGGCTGTCGGTAGCCGATGCCATGGCCTCAGCTCCCGTTTCGCCAGCAGTTGTTTCATTAAAAACATGTTGTGTAGGACTCCCGTTGGGGACAATAAACGGCAAATGACCACCGCCGGGCCCGGCGTTCTCCCTCTTCGGGTCAAAGTTTCCGTACCTTTCCATAACTACCTGAACATCCTTAACCTTCTGCCGAAGGCGGTGCATCTCGTCGTTCTTGCGGGCGAGTTTCTCTTGCGCTGAGTTTATGGCCTGAACGTGGCATATGCCCGATGGGGTTTGTTTGTATATTTCAAAAGCCGCACGCTTGTCGCGTGTTATACTTTCCAACCGCACTAAAGATTTGCCACCAGGCGCCGGTGAGGAAGGACCGACAAAGCCAGCAGTCGGTGCGACGCCAGGCTCAAGCCGGGTTTCAATTGCAGAACCTCGTCCACCATGTGGCCGAGAACGGTCCTTCCCAAGATCCCTTTCTAACATTGACGCGGACTCCGAGGACGCATTTAATTTGAACCGGTGAGTAGTATTTGAGCCACCGGGAAAATCCGACGCGGCAGCAGATGCACTGGTAACAGGAGTTAGTGTCCTTCCTGCTGCAGCTGCCGCACCTGAAATGCGCCTGTcgccggggcgcatggtggaAGGCATAAATGTATCCCGGGGGCTAGTGATACTCTGgtgatgctgttgttgctgatatGGTAACTGTAATGGTTGTGgtagttgttgctgctgctgcagcagttgctgttgctgaaaCATATCTCCTAGAGCAGTACTGGCCCTTTCCGCTGTACCAACACTCACACCAACACTGGCATCCATGGTACTATTTACATGTCGTGGGGTTTCCTTCGGCTCCTGTGAGCCAGTTGGTCTGGCGACGTTTTTCGTCCTCTGCTGAGCCCTCTGGGAGCTTGTGGGTGGCGGAGACGCCGACCGTTCCGCGGTACGGAGCTGCGATTCCATATCTAACAGCAGCGTCTTGAATACGGAAAAACATGC
This sequence is a window from Trypanosoma brucei gambiense DAL972 chromosome 7, complete sequence. Protein-coding genes within it:
- a CDS encoding peptidase t, putative, with translation MPAETIEQRLVNRFMRYSAISSQSNASFAGKSLPTSPGQQELAELIAGELRDVGLEDVLCDNHATVTAIKRGTVKDCPTIGFIVHLDTVDVGLSPVVRAQKLHYDGGDVCLNKEKDIWLRVTEHPEIEAYVGQDILFGDGTSVLGADDKAAITVVMEMITGLQPNDEHGDIVVCCVPDEEIGLLGPKNLDLKARFDVDFAYTIDCCELGEVVYENFNAAAARITFTGVTAHPMSAKGVLVNPLLMAMDYIAQFDRNETPECTAGRDGYWWFSDIYANQNEAVLDVKIREFDAVRFEARKQQLLSVAESIRLCYPTGGVELSISEQYRNIANFLGDDRSAVDLLFDALRSVGVQPKVTPMRGGTDGAVLSSRGVVTPNYFTGAHNFHSKFEFLPIPSFVKSYEVTRQLALLATKLPKLRKR